A region of Pseudarthrobacter sp. NIBRBAC000502770 DNA encodes the following proteins:
- a CDS encoding tetratricopeptide repeat protein: MSSPASRPVPPAAANLLNLRGAVDLSALKRPAAPAGPPAQGNAPSGPAAPAQDGQQGGPAGGPELKVDVTEANFQQLVELSAQVPVVFALWAPYSPESSKMVDTLDRVVASYGGRLVLGAADIEAFPQLAQAFQVQAVPTAVAVLKGQPVPLFQGAAEEQQVRSLFDELLKVAAANGVTGSLDAGGPADQEPAPLPPLHQAAYDAIEAGNYAGAAEAYRQALKEMPSDHEAKAGLAQVELMDRLQSVSAQDSEALRTLAAEEPDNLDAQLGVADLDVAGGHVEDALNRLVSFIGRNFGPERETARVRLLELFEVVGAGDERVAKARQALARVLF; the protein is encoded by the coding sequence ATGAGTTCGCCAGCTTCCCGCCCAGTCCCTCCTGCCGCTGCCAACCTGCTTAACCTGCGCGGCGCCGTCGACCTTTCCGCTCTGAAGCGCCCCGCTGCCCCTGCCGGCCCGCCTGCCCAGGGAAACGCGCCGTCCGGGCCTGCGGCCCCAGCCCAGGACGGCCAGCAGGGCGGACCGGCAGGCGGACCCGAACTCAAGGTCGACGTCACCGAAGCCAATTTCCAGCAGCTGGTGGAACTGTCCGCGCAGGTTCCGGTGGTCTTCGCCCTGTGGGCGCCCTACTCGCCGGAGTCCAGCAAAATGGTGGACACCCTGGACCGCGTCGTGGCCAGCTACGGCGGCCGCCTGGTCCTGGGTGCAGCCGACATCGAAGCCTTCCCGCAGCTTGCCCAGGCCTTCCAGGTGCAGGCCGTCCCCACTGCGGTCGCCGTCCTCAAAGGGCAGCCCGTGCCGCTGTTCCAGGGGGCAGCGGAGGAGCAGCAGGTACGCAGCCTCTTCGACGAACTCCTTAAGGTGGCTGCCGCCAACGGGGTCACCGGCAGCCTCGACGCCGGCGGACCCGCCGACCAGGAGCCCGCACCGCTGCCGCCGCTGCACCAGGCAGCCTACGACGCCATCGAAGCCGGCAACTACGCGGGCGCCGCCGAAGCCTACCGCCAGGCGCTCAAGGAAATGCCGTCCGACCATGAGGCCAAGGCAGGGCTGGCCCAGGTGGAGCTGATGGACCGGCTGCAGTCCGTCTCGGCCCAGGACAGCGAAGCGCTGCGTACCCTGGCGGCGGAGGAGCCGGACAACCTGGACGCGCAGCTTGGCGTGGCGGACCTGGACGTGGCCGGCGGCCATGTGGAGGATGCGCTGAACCGGCTGGTGTCCTTCATCGGCCGGAACTTCGGCCCGGAGCGTGAAACTGCACGCGTCCGGCTGCTGGAACTCTTCGAGGTAGTAGGCGCCGGCGACGAACGCGTGGCCAAGGCACGCCAGGCGCTGGCCCGGGTGCTGTTCTAG
- a CDS encoding AI-2E family transporter codes for MTDKTDPSSAAAGNPGDPRGPVPAAVPPLGMAARRGGSAAAALGHVVRRLRQPLPGAQPRLRFEMPPEYTGQVPEEDHDGGEEPQFGHPGPRMSPQHPLYMGFMGTVGVGLALLVYWIGSHTTQLLLWIVAALFIALGLEPVVGWLEGRKIPRPAGILVSVAVLMGAVVGFFATLIPTIVEQVSEIVRQAPDWVRNFMDSDLFRSLDDQFGVRDRITEELNKFVNDPAAMGGIFGGVLGFGSTVANSLFGALIVLVLSLYFLAALPAMKKWGYRLAPRSRRKRVAALSEEITRSVGNYVIGQACVALLNATFAFVVMSIVGIPFALLLAFVVVLLAFIPLVGGMIAGIVVTLVSLTEGWQVAAIYAVCYFAYLQFEAYFISPRIMQKAVAVPGAVAVISVIAGGSLLGVLGALIAIPTAAAVLLLVREIYIVRQDQH; via the coding sequence TTGACTGACAAGACGGACCCGTCCTCGGCTGCAGCCGGAAATCCAGGGGATCCCAGGGGCCCTGTCCCTGCCGCCGTTCCTCCGCTGGGCATGGCAGCACGCCGTGGTGGCTCAGCCGCTGCAGCCCTTGGCCACGTGGTCCGCAGGCTCCGGCAGCCGCTGCCCGGCGCGCAGCCCCGGCTGCGGTTTGAAATGCCGCCGGAATATACCGGACAGGTTCCGGAGGAGGACCACGACGGCGGCGAGGAGCCGCAGTTCGGCCATCCCGGACCCCGGATGTCACCCCAGCACCCGCTGTATATGGGGTTCATGGGTACCGTGGGCGTGGGCCTGGCGCTGTTGGTCTACTGGATCGGTTCCCACACGACGCAGCTGCTGCTGTGGATCGTTGCTGCGCTGTTCATAGCACTGGGCCTGGAGCCGGTGGTGGGCTGGCTCGAAGGCCGGAAGATCCCCCGGCCTGCCGGAATCCTGGTCTCGGTGGCTGTCCTGATGGGCGCCGTCGTCGGTTTCTTCGCCACCCTCATTCCCACCATCGTGGAACAGGTCTCCGAGATTGTGCGGCAGGCGCCGGACTGGGTACGCAACTTCATGGATTCCGACCTATTCCGCAGCCTTGACGACCAGTTCGGCGTACGCGACCGCATCACCGAGGAACTGAACAAGTTCGTCAACGACCCCGCAGCGATGGGTGGTATTTTCGGCGGGGTGCTGGGCTTCGGTTCCACCGTGGCCAACAGCCTCTTCGGGGCCCTGATCGTCCTGGTGCTGAGCCTGTACTTCCTGGCCGCCCTGCCGGCGATGAAGAAGTGGGGCTACCGCCTGGCTCCGCGGTCCCGGCGGAAGCGGGTGGCCGCCCTGTCCGAGGAGATCACCCGGTCGGTGGGAAACTACGTGATCGGCCAGGCCTGCGTTGCCCTGCTCAACGCCACCTTCGCCTTCGTGGTGATGTCCATCGTGGGCATTCCATTCGCCCTGCTCCTGGCGTTCGTGGTCGTCCTCCTGGCTTTCATCCCTCTCGTGGGCGGGATGATCGCAGGCATCGTGGTGACCCTCGTGTCCCTCACCGAGGGCTGGCAGGTGGCGGCCATATATGCTGTCTGCTACTTCGCCTACCTGCAGTTCGAGGCCTACTTCATCTCACCGCGCATCATGCAGAAGGCCGTGGCAGTCCCCGGCGCCGTGGCGGTCATTTCCGTTATCGCCGGCGGCAGCCTGCTGGGCGTGCTCGGCGCCCTGATCGCCATCCCCACCGCGGCCGCCGTGCTGCTGCTGGTCCGCGAGATCTACATCGTCCGGCAGGACCAGCACTAG